A part of Capsicum annuum cultivar UCD-10X-F1 chromosome 6, UCD10Xv1.1, whole genome shotgun sequence genomic DNA contains:
- the LOC107873635 gene encoding probable inactive histone-lysine N-methyltransferase SUVR2 isoform X1, whose translation MPPNPRVDRAFRAMKTLGIPGDKVKPVLKNLLRLYNKNWDLIEAENYRALADAIFESDEAKDSESTKPTENVGQEALVQDEPEPLLKRQRLKNQSSQPNESVESHLQNQSLGVFDSPQAIGNESLGRNKGKQPILSNSLAAQEGFPSSQPSGVDKSLSVPRRAGSTSGSAIPVSPTKNVIANHTFIKPKDEPVTDDLPHLEVPLAVTRPGSSSKGKSPVASGSSKGRQDDYNTSATVVESDTNDGNPPSPVGAANSNAETNTMKSSPSTLEIASSQSGEVKIVLNYGSVLGKSDFHMPTLDAVVKLMEDKCLKGYKELDPTFSVMKVMTDVCQCFWEMGSESTNKSSAK comes from the exons ATGCCTCCAAACCCTAGGGTTGATCGTGCCTTCCGTGCTATGAAAACTCTCGGGATTCCTGGAGATAAGGTGAAACCAGTTCTGAAGAATCTTCTAAGATTGTATAACAAAAATTGGGACCTTATAGAAGCAGAGAACTATAGGGCCCTTGCAGATGCAATATTCGAATCTGATGAAGCAAAG GATTCTGAAAGTACAAAGCCAACTGAGAATGTGGGA CAAGAGGCGCTGGTGCAAGATGAGCCTGAACCACTTTTGAAGAGGCAGCGGTTAAAAAATCAATCAAGTCAACCAAATGAGTCTGTTGAATCTCATTTGCAAAACCAGTCACTGGGTGTTTTTGATTCCCCTCAGGCCATCGGCAACGAATCACTTGGTAGAAACAAAGGAAAGCAGCCCATTTTGTCCAACTCATTAGCAGCACAGGAAGGATTTCCTTCATCTCAGCCTTCTGGCGTGGACAAGAGCCTTTCGGTTCCTAGGAGAGCTGGATCTACTTCTGGTTCTGCCATCCCAGTGTCACCTACTAAGAATGTTATTGCTAATCACACTTTTATCAAACCTAAGGATGAGCCAGTCACTGATGACCTGCCACATCTTGAAGTTCCTCTTGCCGTCACCCGCCCAG GTTCATCGAGTAAAGGAAAATCTCCAGTTGCAAGTGGTTCGTCAAAAGGTAGACAGGATGATTATAACACATCGGCAACTGTAGTTGAATCAGATACAAACGATGGAAATCCACCTTCTCCAGTTGGAGCAGCTAACAGCAACGCTGAAACAAACACGATGAAATCATCTCCTTCCACCTTGGAGATAGCTTCCTCACAATCCGGAGAGGTGAAAATTGTCTTGAACTATGGCTCAGTTCTTGGTAAATCAGATTTTCACATGCCTACTCTTGATGCCGTGGTGAAGTTAATGGAGGATAAATGTCTCAAAGGGTACAAAGAACTCGATCCTACTTTTTCTGTGATGAAAGTCATGACAGATGTTTGTCAGTGCTTCTGGGAGATGGGCAGCGAATCGACAAATAAATCATCTGCGAAATGA
- the LOC107873635 gene encoding probable inactive histone-lysine N-methyltransferase SUVR2 isoform X2: MPPNPRVDRAFRAMKTLGIPGDKVKPVLKNLLRLYNKNWDLIEAENYRALADAIFESDEAKDSESTKPTENQEALVQDEPEPLLKRQRLKNQSSQPNESVESHLQNQSLGVFDSPQAIGNESLGRNKGKQPILSNSLAAQEGFPSSQPSGVDKSLSVPRRAGSTSGSAIPVSPTKNVIANHTFIKPKDEPVTDDLPHLEVPLAVTRPGSSSKGKSPVASGSSKGRQDDYNTSATVVESDTNDGNPPSPVGAANSNAETNTMKSSPSTLEIASSQSGEVKIVLNYGSVLGKSDFHMPTLDAVVKLMEDKCLKGYKELDPTFSVMKVMTDVCQCFWEMGSESTNKSSAK; this comes from the exons ATGCCTCCAAACCCTAGGGTTGATCGTGCCTTCCGTGCTATGAAAACTCTCGGGATTCCTGGAGATAAGGTGAAACCAGTTCTGAAGAATCTTCTAAGATTGTATAACAAAAATTGGGACCTTATAGAAGCAGAGAACTATAGGGCCCTTGCAGATGCAATATTCGAATCTGATGAAGCAAAG GATTCTGAAAGTACAAAGCCAACTGAGAAT CAAGAGGCGCTGGTGCAAGATGAGCCTGAACCACTTTTGAAGAGGCAGCGGTTAAAAAATCAATCAAGTCAACCAAATGAGTCTGTTGAATCTCATTTGCAAAACCAGTCACTGGGTGTTTTTGATTCCCCTCAGGCCATCGGCAACGAATCACTTGGTAGAAACAAAGGAAAGCAGCCCATTTTGTCCAACTCATTAGCAGCACAGGAAGGATTTCCTTCATCTCAGCCTTCTGGCGTGGACAAGAGCCTTTCGGTTCCTAGGAGAGCTGGATCTACTTCTGGTTCTGCCATCCCAGTGTCACCTACTAAGAATGTTATTGCTAATCACACTTTTATCAAACCTAAGGATGAGCCAGTCACTGATGACCTGCCACATCTTGAAGTTCCTCTTGCCGTCACCCGCCCAG GTTCATCGAGTAAAGGAAAATCTCCAGTTGCAAGTGGTTCGTCAAAAGGTAGACAGGATGATTATAACACATCGGCAACTGTAGTTGAATCAGATACAAACGATGGAAATCCACCTTCTCCAGTTGGAGCAGCTAACAGCAACGCTGAAACAAACACGATGAAATCATCTCCTTCCACCTTGGAGATAGCTTCCTCACAATCCGGAGAGGTGAAAATTGTCTTGAACTATGGCTCAGTTCTTGGTAAATCAGATTTTCACATGCCTACTCTTGATGCCGTGGTGAAGTTAATGGAGGATAAATGTCTCAAAGGGTACAAAGAACTCGATCCTACTTTTTCTGTGATGAAAGTCATGACAGATGTTTGTCAGTGCTTCTGGGAGATGGGCAGCGAATCGACAAATAAATCATCTGCGAAATGA